A single genomic interval of Koleobacter methoxysyntrophicus harbors:
- a CDS encoding TMEM165/GDT1 family protein produces the protein MWKTSLITFVLVFLAELGDKTQLTTMLMAAHNSESMLGVFLGASAALILTSLIGVLLGGTIAEIIPTSYIHAGAGSAFIIIGILLITGRF, from the coding sequence ATGTGGAAAACATCCCTTATAACCTTTGTTCTAGTTTTTCTCGCAGAATTAGGAGACAAAACCCAGTTAACGACTATGCTTATGGCCGCTCATAACAGCGAATCTATGTTAGGTGTATTCTTAGGGGCCTCTGCTGCCCTTATTCTCACTTCTCTTATTGGAGTATTACTGGGAGGAACTATTGCTGAAATAATTCCTACCAGTTATATACATGCAGGTGCAGGTTCTGCTTTTATTATAATCGGCATTTTGCTGATTACAGGAAGGTTTTAA
- a CDS encoding polysaccharide deacetylase family protein codes for MKVFLLHRRHLITIAIIVAGTISLAVVVSFTQTLVTVFKPSEKLLPIYRVYTPEKKLSISFDAAWGSDKTPKILEILRKYNVKTTFFLVGFWIENYPDMAKRIVEEGHEIGNHSSTHPKMGGLSEEKIYEELKRTHDIIKETTGFEATLFRPPFGDYSNTLIRAAEKFGYKVIQWDVDSLDWKNFSSRAIADRVLSRVENGSIVLFHNNGAHTPEAVDIILEKLISEGYEIIPISRLLIDGEYYIDHRGEQRPVGK; via the coding sequence ATGAAGGTTTTTCTTTTACATAGAAGGCATTTAATAACGATAGCAATCATAGTGGCAGGAACTATAAGCCTGGCTGTTGTGGTTAGCTTTACCCAAACCCTTGTAACTGTATTTAAACCTTCAGAAAAGCTATTACCGATTTACCGGGTTTATACCCCTGAGAAGAAGCTTTCTATTTCCTTTGATGCGGCCTGGGGTTCGGATAAGACGCCCAAAATTTTAGAAATATTGAGAAAATACAACGTAAAAACGACGTTTTTCCTGGTAGGGTTCTGGATAGAAAATTACCCTGATATGGCAAAAAGAATTGTAGAAGAAGGCCATGAAATAGGGAACCACTCTTCAACACATCCTAAGATGGGCGGGCTTTCGGAAGAAAAGATATATGAGGAACTAAAACGAACACACGATATTATAAAGGAGACTACCGGCTTTGAAGCCACCCTTTTTAGACCGCCTTTTGGAGACTACAGCAATACACTTATCCGGGCAGCAGAGAAATTCGGTTATAAAGTAATCCAGTGGGATGTAGATTCTCTTGACTGGAAAAACTTCTCTTCGAGGGCTATTGCAGATCGTGTTCTGTCCAGGGTCGAGAACGGTTCAATAGTTCTATTCCACAATAACGGAGCCCATACCCCTGAAGCGGTTGATATAATTTTAGAGAAATTAATTTCTGAAGGGTATGAGATAATACCTATATCCCGATTATTGATAGATGGTGAATATTATATAGACCATAGAGGAGAACAGAGGCCTGTCGGCAAATGA
- a CDS encoding metal-sensitive transcriptional regulator, translated as MPYNEDLQKEVLTRLRTIKGHIGGIEKMVEEQKDCPDILMQVAAIRSSIEKLGVFLLENYAEECLLKAIRDKKDISQTFTDVVQQILRFLK; from the coding sequence ATGCCGTATAATGAGGATCTACAGAAGGAAGTTCTGACCAGGCTCAGGACTATAAAAGGCCATATAGGTGGAATAGAGAAAATGGTTGAGGAGCAAAAGGACTGTCCGGATATTTTAATGCAGGTTGCTGCAATCAGGTCATCAATAGAAAAATTGGGCGTATTTTTGCTGGAAAATTATGCAGAAGAATGCCTTTTAAAGGCAATAAGAGACAAAAAGGACATCTCCCAGACCTTTACAGATGTGGTTCAGCAAATATTGAGGTTCTTAAAGTAA
- the mobB gene encoding molybdopterin-guanine dinucleotide biosynthesis protein B, whose amino-acid sequence MIPVISIVGRSNSGKTTLLEKIIGELRRRNIKVGTIKHHHYTFDIDTEGKDTWRFWMAGSDSVAISSPSKFALVSRVEKEKNIDEIVRLMGDVDLVITEGYKKCDKPKIELIRRQKGEQPMEYPEGNPPIAFVVDSKEGFQAGDIPVFYRDDIIEIADFIIDFCKLKP is encoded by the coding sequence ATGATTCCTGTTATTTCAATCGTAGGGCGTTCGAATAGCGGTAAAACTACCCTTTTGGAAAAGATTATTGGCGAATTGAGAAGGAGGAATATTAAGGTAGGGACGATTAAACATCATCATTACACCTTTGATATAGATACTGAGGGTAAAGATACCTGGAGGTTTTGGATGGCAGGTTCTGATTCCGTAGCAATTTCTTCTCCTTCAAAATTTGCATTGGTGTCCAGAGTTGAAAAAGAAAAAAATATTGATGAGATAGTTCGTTTAATGGGAGATGTGGATCTTGTAATAACTGAAGGTTATAAAAAATGCGACAAACCTAAGATTGAACTGATAAGAAGGCAAAAAGGGGAACAACCGATGGAATATCCTGAAGGGAATCCTCCTATTGCTTTTGTGGTAGACAGCAAAGAGGGATTCCAGGCCGGTGATATACCGGTTTTTTACCGGGATGACATAATCGAAA